In Cryptomeria japonica chromosome 5, Sugi_1.0, whole genome shotgun sequence, the genomic window CTAGTGTCGAGCATCTACCGGCACTATAGGTATCATTTTGAGGGAAGACTACATGGTTCCTCTTCTACTATCAATTTTGGGAGGAAGCATTTCCTCACATGGATTTCATTACTTCACATTTTTTTTTGTTGGGTAGTGAGGCGAGTGTCACACTATCTCTTCTTTCTCTCCTATGGGGGAAATATTCTTGTACTTTGTGTTAGAAGTAGTCCTTAGGGGTGATCATGAGTCCTTCCTTTTATCACTTAAATTCTTTATGCTTGTACATTTCATTTCATGCATCATTTCTTTTTTGGAtaagagttttgttcccactgggttttctcctttatatCTACTTTGTGAGAAAATTGTACATGACTATCTAATATGGCGTAGTAGTTAGGACTCATCATCATTCATACATTATTCCCTTTGTTGTAATTAAGGGGGTGTTAATGTAAATAGAGTCATTATGCAACTACTTAGCTAATCACCTTTCTAAGATTGATCTATTCACACTTAGCTTTAGTTTACTTAGGCTATTTCATAATTTTTTCTTACTTCATTTGATTGATACAAGTGTACTCACTTTGTGAGACACTTATTGTGCCCACGTTTGACACTTGCGTACATACTTGTCAAGTGAGCATTCAAGTGTTCCACCTTTGTAGGGTAGTTAAAGTTCCACTCTTACCTTCTCACTTCCTCATTCGTGCCTATGTATGTAAGGTTGATCATAGTAAATTTACACACTCATTTTATATATGATAAACATGCTTTTGTGCACTATTTTGTTTCACCAGTGGAAGGTAAGTCTGTGGTTTCAAATTTTGGCAACTCCAATAGAAAAGTGTGTACTTTGTAATTTTCTCCTCATTTTACAATTGTTTTAGTGTCCCCTATAAGaagaataattataattaattttaacattCTTTAAGCACAAATTACCCCAAAACATATTTATGTCATCATGTCATCTAGGAAACTAGAGTGCACTTCTATCCTTTTGGACAAAACCATGCATGGTTGTTATTCATATTTATCTTTTTTTGCCTGAATTTATGCCTTCTTAATTTGCATCTATCTATCAAATTGACCCTGTGCATGTACATTTAAGCAATTCTACTAAAACTAAAAAGCATATGATGGTTAGGAGCCAACATCTACACTTACCTCTACACAAACCTACTTTCTATAATCAACAAAGGCATCCATCATTATTGCACACACCAACCTCCATTGATATAGCTTTAAGCATCCACACACATTTCAAAAAAATCTTCTTGTTTGGTAATAGGATTTTTACTAAGGTGAGCTTCTAAATGTGTCATTAGAACCCATTTTACAATAGCTATTATAACAAGAGTGGGAGATAACATGCACAAGTATTTGGTGTCAATAAGTACAAGGATGTGGTCACATAGGTACAAGATACTATTGTGCTTGAAGATACATCAATGTGTTATACGAGACAAGAATGCAAGAAACAAACACATGTACGTTCAAGTCCTTGACAAATGACAAACATGATACAAAGCTTCAACATTAATCTAGTAGTGTTTTATATCCTTCTTCAAACCTAACATAAACTACTTCATGATGAAAATCTAGACAATACCTCTATTACTCTTCTATTTTACTTCAAACTCcttatttatttacttaataaaatcaaaaaaaattgattgatgctATCATACTTCCACAATCCATGCCAATATCATTTTAGTGTTTCTAGATGTTAAAAgtttacacacaatcaaatccaaaaacactaAAGTGATACAAAAATTAGATCGTTACTACTAAGTTTTCTTTGTTAAAAAAGGAGTAAATGTTTTTGACTTAGAGCTATGAACTGTGAAGTCGCAAACAAAGGACCTCATCCTCAACATAAACATTAACAATAACACCCTTACAAAATTTGAACCTCGATGATAAGAACAACAACACCACATTTAAATCATCACATTATGACAACACCTAGATTactaaatcatttatttatttagataGTAAGGAAGGAGGAATGACCGCTTGGAAAAAAAAGGAAGAAACTAGGGAGAATATTACCTTGTATTTAGGATAGTTTGTTTGCGTGGAATATCTATCTAGTTATAATGGAATGGTGGAAAAGGGTGAGTGATAAAGAGAATAATTTTCCATTGTGGATGTGAGGGCaatatcatcatcctcatctccaaaCAGATGCGGTGGTCCATGATAGGCCAATGGGACAAAACAAGGAACAAACTAAGCCGAGTCTCCCGTTTGACTACAAAGACAAACAGGTAGGCAGAGCTGGACCATGACCATAACTTGCACAAATACTTTGACTGCGGAAAAGAGAAGGAAAGGGACAGGGGCGTGGGAAGAAGACTCTGCACAAGACTTTTGACTACCCAAAAAAAACTCCACTGCAGATCTATAAATGCCGAGGGCAAATGCAGAGAATCAAAGAAATGAAATGGCAACAGCAGCTGGGAGACGAGAGCTTGAGATAACAATCCCTCCTTTCTTCACATGCCCAATTTCGCTGGACCTGATGAAGGACCCCGTGAGTACCTGCACGGGTGTGACATACGATCGCGCGAGCATCGAAAAGTGGATCGATGATGGCAACGCAACTTGCCCGGCTACGCTGCAGCCTCTGGTTACCAGGGAGCTTATACCCAATCACACTCTGCGCCGCCTGATCCAGGCCTGGTGCGGTGCTAACGCCGCCAAGGGCGTCGAGCGGGTACCCACGCCCAAAACGCCGGCCAATTCGCACACTGTGAGGTGTCTGTTGAGGGAAATTCAGCCTTGCGGCCGAGGGGAAAGCAATGGGGCTGCGGAGTGCCGCCTGCGTGCTCTCAGACGGATTCGGGCATTGGCCCGGGATAGTGTGCGCAACGCGATTTGTATATCCGATGAGGGTGCTGCAGATGTGCTGGCGGCAGTTCTGGCTGATGGTGTTTCAGAGAGGGCTGTTTGTGAGGAGGCTGTGGGGATTTTGGCTGTGTTGCCACTGGATGATTTGGCTAAGAAAAGGGTTGGGCAGGTTTCTGTGCTGGCAGCGGTGGCTAGATTGTTGGCCTGTAATTTGGAGACTGGGAATTCAGGGTTGGACAAAGTGGGGTTGATTAGGAATTCAGAGGGCAGGGCCAGTAATTTGGAGATTGCCAATTCAAGGTTGGCTAAGGGGGAATTGATCGGGAATTCAGAGAGCAGGGATCTGGAGGTGGGAAACAAAAAGGTTGGAAATTTACCTGGGGATTTGGAGGCCAGGGGTCCTTATAAGAAAATGGGTGGGGTGATTTCTGGAGATTTGGAGGCTCTCGATTCAAAGGTGTCGAAGGTAGAGGCTGTTAAGCAATATGCAGGGAAGAAAAAGGTTGGGGAACTTTCGGTGGAGGGCAGCAATCGGGCGGCAGCGAAGAAAAATGTAGGGCAACTTAATATAGAGGCCAGCAACCTGCAGTTAGTTAAGAAAAAAGTAGGGCAGATTGATGTTAAGGCCTGGAACCTGGAGGCAACCAAGAAAAAGGTGGGTGAGCTCTCTGTGCAGTCTTCAGTAGGTGTTTCACAGAATAACAAATTTGAGGCCAGCAACGCAGAGACAGCCAAGAAGGTGGTCAATGAGCTCCCCATTTCTGGGTTAGTAGCTAACAATTCCGAGGTCAGCAGCTTGGAAGCCAGCATTAATGCGGCGGAGCTTGTGGAGCGATTGTCATCGGATGAGAGAATTTTGTCTCACATGTCCTCTGTGGATGGATTGATCCCAGGGTTTGTCGCCATGGTCCATGACCCAGCCCAGGCCAGGGCTGTCAAGTCCGCTGTCCGAGCCCTGGCTGCTCTGTGTGTGGTCCAAAGGAACCGTGCACAAGCTATAGCTGCTGGCATTGTGGACAGGCTTGTGGCAGTCCTCATTGAGCCAGACCGGGGACTCGATGAGGCCTGCCTTTGCCTTCTGGAGTCATTGTGCCGGTGTGCAGAGGGCCGTGCAGCAGTGGCAGACCATGCTCTTGCAGTGCCAGTGATTGTGAAGAAAATGTCGCGGTCGAGTCTACTGGCAACAGAGTTCGCCGTTGGGACACTCTGGTCGGTATGTGGGCACTGCCAGAG contains:
- the LOC131039638 gene encoding U-box domain-containing protein 26 gives rise to the protein MPRANAENQRNEMATAAGRRELEITIPPFFTCPISLDLMKDPVSTCTGVTYDRASIEKWIDDGNATCPATLQPLVTRELIPNHTLRRLIQAWCGANAAKGVERVPTPKTPANSHTVRCLLREIQPCGRGESNGAAECRLRALRRIRALARDSVRNAICISDEGAADVLAAVLADGVSERAVCEEAVGILAVLPLDDLAKKRVGQVSVLAAVARLLACNLETGNSGLDKVGLIRNSEGRASNLEIANSRLAKGELIGNSESRDLEVGNKKVGNLPGDLEARGPYKKMGGVISGDLEALDSKVSKVEAVKQYAGKKKVGELSVEGSNRAAAKKNVGQLNIEASNLQLVKKKVGQIDVKAWNLEATKKKVGELSVQSSVGVSQNNKFEASNAETAKKVVNELPISGLVANNSEVSSLEASINAAELVERLSSDERILSHMSSVDGLIPGFVAMVHDPAQARAVKSAVRALAALCVVQRNRAQAIAAGIVDRLVAVLIEPDRGLDEACLCLLESLCRCAEGRAAVADHALAVPVIVKKMSRSSLLATEFAVGTLWSVCGHCQSEAVGRYAAESGVCAKLFWLLQVDCAQKAKSKAGDLIRLIHVTCKDCPCCYANACFENAGLLREE